A region of the Vigna unguiculata cultivar IT97K-499-35 chromosome 9, ASM411807v1, whole genome shotgun sequence genome:
CATCCTTTGGGTGGCTGCCTCATTGCTCTCAAAGGTAGCCAAATATTCCCTGTACTGCACCAGGACAGATATAGACTGAAGAAGAAGGTCCCTGAGATCTGCACTTGATATTCTTGGATCATTGAAATGGGTAACTACAAAGGTGACctagtaaaaaaatatgaatgaacGATTTAGAACCCATGAGAGGAGCACTGATTGAAACTGATCTATCTGGGAAGTAGCCGCATTAAAAACAAAGGTTCATGAATTTTTCAGATTCATGTATGATGCTTTATCTCTTGTACATAAGGAGTTCacttatgtgtgtgtgtgtgtgtgtgtaatttAGAACAAATCGGTGTGTATTTGATTGAAAAATTTATTCTCAAAACCCACCACTAGATTGAAAATTCCTTGTACAtagattacaaaaataaagattgaTCCAAAATTATTTACGCCCTATTTAAATACATCAAAATTAACGTGATAAATACTTCTTAAGGTATACATATCAATATGAATCATTTGACCACCCTCTTAttgctcattttttttatcaattttaacaCACAATCAAGTATATGGTTATAATCCAAAAGTTGGAttgaaaaaagtatattttgtaAGAAGTTATTGTTAGTGTAATAGTTGGCGTTAGTTGTTATTCATAGTGAAATGGTTGGTGTAAGTTATACCGATGTCACTTGGTCCATCTTCACTTTTCCTATCAGAAATTCCTATCACTTTTTCATCCACTAGTTCTCAGGTCACCCAATACCCAAATGCAAGGTTTACAAGCATCGAGCCCTTAAGCACATGTTTGTAAGACTCGTTATAATAGTAAGATGAACACACAAATCTTGATTCTCATTTGAGATCTTTTTATGTTGCTTATAATTAACTTCAATTGTTACACACACATCTGTGCATGGAGTGTCTTGATGTTctgtgttattttatattagacaTGTAAAAGTGCCTACATAGTAGTCtgtacttttaatatattatcatgtaaGTCCAAAAATTTACTCTAAGAAATTTGATTAGTTCTGTAAAATCAAATGTCATTTACTAAAGATCAAGAAACAAATATCaggtataatttatttatataataaataggaaaaaaggagaagaagggaTTGAAAGGGTGATGCATACAAATGAAGTAAGTCCTCTCTTTATGAAAATTGTGGATGGAACAAAGGGGGGATCACTTTTCCGCAACACATGAAAGCAATCAACCTGTACGGGTATGAAGgagaaaatatttatgttaagaTAAGTTGTATATGATTATAAGAATGataagaaaaattttaataaataatgcaAATTAAACAAGGTTAATGTGTGACtaccaaaccaaatttaaatttttttgttttttctaatatgACTCTTTCCCTCTTAGTCCCAGAACAACGTGTCAGACAACCAATCTAATATGTTTGACACATAAGAAACGGGAAACCCCAAAAAAGGGTATTAAACTCAATAACTAGTGAAGATGTTCTGTACTCTACAACTGAATAAATTAAAACTGCCGTTAAATCTAAATCAATGATAAGTGCTTATTTACCAAAGCTTCCAGATAATATTCAGGGATGTATATAAACACTGAATCCATGTTGCTAAGAACCAGTAGCAACTGGACAACCCACATGCACATTGCATACATTCCTCTCTGCTTCCACCGTGAAAATAAAGAGATGCGGTACCtgtaaagaaagaaatcaaCCCAAAAAACAAGTCTGTAAGAGAAACATCAACGATGTACATACTAGGATTTTTTTCTAAGGATATTAGCATTTGAGAAGCATCCAGAAAGCTAGACTGAAACAGAacattatatattacaatataaattcCTAAATTTCTACAGTTCAACTTCAAATGAAACAGAGGTATCCATAAAACACTGATACCTTTCAATCAGAATATAAAGAATTATTGATTACAATaattaacaacaaaatttaaaatctgaaactcaaaacacaattttgaaattagctAATGAGTTTCTCAAAGTAAACAGCAAACTGACAACAAAGTTTAGACTGATGCAATTTATTGCAAGCCATAAAGTACATCTTGGAACCTTCGGCATAGCAAGAGTTTCATGAAACATGAATGCACATATGAAACAGAATAAAGAAACACATAATTTTTTAGAGCATAGTCCTGCTGTTTCCAAAATAAGAACTATATTTAAATTCTTCCAAAGTTATGTTCAACAACTTTCTCTTTATCAGAACTAGTTTAACTCTGTAACTAAGGATCCAATAAAccaaaaatgtaaataaagtGGTGAAGAGAAAGGAAATGGATTATTAACAAACTAAATCAACCAGTGCCTTCGTTATTAACATAACAGGAATAAGTACCacccaaattttgaaaaagtaaaaaacactTGCACACCGTTGTCATCCAAATGAAagttatcaaattaaattaacaattaGATAATAAGAAATTAGAACAAAATTTCAACCTAATACCTTTTGGAAGATGTAGAATGccaattcaaaaacaaaaaccttataagggaaagaataaaaaaatgagacaaATAAGCCTAAGTGCTACCTCTCATGGTCATCTTACCAAGCACAATGCCTAACACAATCAATAACCTCTTCTCTATATCCATTTCGAACTTCTTTCAAATGCTTCAATTGCTCACTGCAAGCTCGCTCTCGTATTTGCTTATCAGTTTCCTCCAAAAGGGAAATTGACTGTGTCTGATGAGTCATGTAGTATGATGCCtacaaaaatatgaagaataaaATTCACATCTCTTTTCATTTATTCCgtataatttaaatgatattgAAAATCAATAGTGgttacaaatttcaaaattataccACCTAAAATGAGGATGAATATAACAAAATTCAAGGCTGGGCACTAGAGTAAGATTACTTCTGGGTTAGGATATCAGCgtaaagaaaaatcaaatttatattaccaaaaaaacattttgtagGATGCTTTTTCATAAAATTCACCATGAGATGAAAAATGTCTTCTGAAAATCAGGCTCAGAAAACTTTTCATACCCACCATAATATATGGAGATAGTAGGTATAAGAGGATAAAGATATCTCAGCATGCTCATAACTTGATACTAGCCTCGCCTCATGgttcaaaaatatcattattaaaatttgaggtACGAACCTAACTCAATCCTATAAAACCAACATGTAAGACGAAGATTATTCaacttttataagttttatttgaCATGGAATTAAACCACCACCACTGAGACAGCAATTAAGGCCACACTAAATAGACCACAAGTAAGGCAGCTTCCCAACCCTGCCCCTACGACAAGAGCTATTGGCCTAAAAAGCACCGCAAATCTAGGTGACCCTACAATAAATCTAGAATAGACTCCAATACCACATAGAATTTGGGTttaaagcctaactcaaccccacaaccGAATTACAAGATGAGAATTGTCCAAGCTTTATATGCTCTATTTTAGCCATGTCACAAGTCAATGTGGGACTAAACCCCCATCCTTGAGGCAACAATTAAGTAGCCCCGAAAGAAGCCATTACTAAGGCAGGCTAGGAGTGACAGCAATTAAGGCAACTTTCCAACAACCATTAACTGACTTCTGGTATGAATTATCAGCAAACAGGTACCCCATTTAAATTCTTTCCATACAGGCGAAATCAAAGACAAAGGAGGTGGGCGTATGTGAGTTTAATTTAGGTAAGGAAAGGTACGTTTAAGACTTCAATGCATATCCAGTTTGATTAATTTGGGGAGAAAATTTGCTTCTACTTTTCAAAAGTTCATTCAgtaagattttaattataagcTACTTAGGActcaaaaataaacaaatacaaacACACACCAAgtcataaaataagttttagaCCCATTTTGAATGATATTGAGTGTCATTAGTCATTGCTGATTTGGAAGCAAGTTTTTCGTGCCACAACTCCTTTACATATTTATCTTTCTCAATCTTTAGGAAAAGTTCAGGCATTTTAGAGAAAACCATCCTGGTCACTGTCAAAACTTGAGATTACAATAAATTTTGCACGCATGAAATTACCTGCTTAAAATTTGGAGCAAGACCAACATGATACAACCATAGCAAAGCATCAAGTAGCTCTTCTTCTCGTAGTGTAGCTGTAGAGATATTAGTATCCTTTGGTACAGACTTCATATGGAGCACTTGGCGGTAACCATACTCAGGTTCAGATTGATCACTGGGGCTAGGTTTATCAGTTATCTCATCATTCAAAGTCCCATCACTGCATTCCGCAGTGACATGAGCAGGTCTCTCTGGAATAGAGCTACAATGACCGCGAGAACCTTTGGCCAGATATTTAGCAGGAACCTTGAAGTTCCTTGTAAAATCAGAATCATAACTAGAGCAACAGCATGGTTTCTGCCTGGTTGAATGAGTGACCCTGGTTTCTTCATTATCCATGCAACCTTCATCCCATTGAATCACTTCCATTTCATGATCAAATGTTGGGTGTAGCTTTGATAAATGGCTATAGGATCCCCCAAGCCTGGAAATATCAGCTCTATGGGGATcacttttaagaaataaatgaaCAGGAAAGCTTTGCTCACCACCTCTATGAAGGAAACCAACATCTGTTTTGCAGCTCTTTAACCAGCCACagatatcacccaaggcaaatCCTTCGGATAAAAAATGGAGTACAACTGTGTAAATAGAAACAAGAACCGAGTTGCTAGAAACTCCAGGAGGAGGAATATTTCGTTCTGCTCCTCTGTTCTTCAGTAGAAGGCTCTGTAAAAATGTCCTAAATACTGCTCCAGGTAGCTGGGGAGGATTTGTAGGTGGTATAAATTGTATCACTAAGCGACAAAGGTCCCTGTGCTTCTCCTCAATCTACATTTGAACTAGGCATGCTCAGAAATGTCCGAAACAATGAAAGGAGTATCCAATAGCACAATAGGTTACAGAATTTTACCCTCAAATGATAATAAAGATTAGGTAAATGAAAAATTCCTtctattttatagaaaattcaGATAGCCTTAATTTACCATACCGCTTATCCCCAATCCCAATGCCATGTCTGGCAGAATTATGATGGAGAAGAATATTgtgaaatgaaattgaaaaggctttcataataaatattttgctCAACCTTGTATCTTGAGAAGTAACATAAAACACACATATTCACCAATTAGATCACATgataatttgtataaattaagAGGGAATTGAATTCAGCTTATAAGATTTGACCTCATAATCACCAGtaaacttagaaaaaattactcTCGTTTTCATTCAACTTCATGTACATATGACAGATCACAGCATTTTTGCAGTGATCTCAGAACACTGACGCACATTCCCCTACACTCATTGACCCATATAGGACTTACgattgagagagaaaaaatgttactaaaggAAGGAAAACCTTCATCTAGGCACAGAAAGGTACAATAAACCGTATGCAACTCTTACAATTCCTTCTAACACTCTCCTCTTACTTTTCATTACCATCCTACTCCATCAACCATTACAATGCAATAGATAATTTTACTTAACAGGTTAAGTAATTTCAATGCCTTGttgaaaaatatacataattattGTACACAGATACTTGTCAGTTAAATTGTTTGCTTATTACTTCTTCAAAGTTCAAGAGAAACAGTGAGGTATTCATTCTCATTCAGACATAATAACTAAAACCGAAGTTAGGTCAAAGAGAGAAAGAATTTACCTTGTTGACTGATTCAGACAAAGCTGTGGTTGTCAACATCATGTTACCTTCATAAGATGCATCTTCACACGAACCAGGCCACCAAACAGTTGGTATCATGAAGTCGAGATCATGTTTGTTTGgagtcttttgtgaaagaaaacCTTCAAACACGAATTCAAAATCGGGTGACTTCCACCAAAGCACCATAAGTTCCTCTCGTCTTAGTAGATGACATGCCAATGCAAGGTGAGAATATGATCCAGAGTAAGGACATtcagttaaaattaataaggcTATTTTACAACCAAATGAAAGAGCATTTAGGATGTGTTTAAATAGCACATGGGATCCTTCAAATTGTAGCATAACCTCAACTACTTTATCCAAGCTTGAGTAATCATGGGGTGCATGCAAACCAAAAACATCAAACATGAACGACAACAGTGGACCCCAAGCCACATATTCTGTGATCCCAACATCTGCTTCAAGTATGGAGAATAATTCCTCGCATATAGCATAAGAAGCAGGATGGAAAATTTCTTCCAATGAATCAAACCTCTTCACTCTTCTCAATTTCTGAACTAGGGAATGATCAGCTCGTTCCACTGAATGCATGTCCAACAGTCTTGACCAGCATTGCAGCAATTGGGTGACAAAGTAGTTCTTACAGGGGGGAGCCTGAAGAGGAAGGTAGCCCTCAATTGGATACTTAAAGGGTCGAGCTCCAAAGTTTAACTCACATCTTTCACCCTGGGAAAGAGAAACAGCTGGATAATAACCAAAACCAGGACCCATTTTTCGAATTCCTTGGAATGCCACCCCAAGTGAATTACCATTcctgtagaataatatttcatcTCGATCTAAATCTATACAACATCCAATGATGTCACCAACAACCCATGACTGTCCATATGTCTCAGCATCCTTGTTCCACTTGCTAACTCGCCTCCCATCATAAGCATATGAATCATCGGCATCACCAACACCTTTATGGTCAGTGAAAGGGCAAGAAAGAGTGGCCCAACCAAGTTGCTGTATGCCAGATGTTTCCAACATAACTTCATACATCCATTTTCCCTTCCAAACACAAGCACTAGCCCTGGCACTACTGAACATTGCCATGCTCTCTATAAGAAAAGGTGACTTGATAACTTTAATATCACCGCAGATGCTGGATTCTTCTAGGCCTATAATATCAGGCCCGTTACCACTTTTACCATTAATATAACAAACTCCATCACTTTCACTATAAGAATCActtaatttcacattatatCTTGAGAAATCATTTCTAATGACAGAGTGAATACAACCACGATCAACCGGACCAGTCAAAGAATTGAGTGATCTGTTTGGGAGGCCAAATACATACTCAAGGGTTCGCTCCACCGATTGCTGACCCAAATCGTCACAGCAAGAAAGTAACCGAGTTTTTGGCAAATTTTTCTTACCGTCCTCACCATTCAATATCACAGCCAGACCAGCAGAAAACCCACCAACTCGCGGGCTCTCTTCACCCATTTGTGACACACTCAGAGCACTATCCCTCAACTAGCCCGAAGCCAGCTGAAAGCTTTTCCAAATTCAAATCCCCGTTCAACTGTCACAAAGTCAATTAAGCTCGCTAAGTATTCGTGATCCATGctcaaaaacaaaaaccaataGTACAAACGCTTTGGGGCCAAAATTCACAACACCCAACAACAGGAGAGAAATCTAAATAGTAGCCAAAACTTTAACATGAACGGGCACCaattcaaaaacaaacaaaaaaacaagTTCACTTTTTTCTCATAtcccacaacaacaacaaatccCAACAAGTAcagaaaattccaaaaaaaaaactaacaccAGTTTTCCCGGGAAAtaaacagagagagagagagagagagagagagagagttacagggaagaaaaaaaacttggTGATAaggataaatttttaaaatgttgaaaaCTGTAAGGCGCCCCTCAAATTGAACCAAACAGCGTTACCTCCAAATAACATGAAAAGGCTTCGAAGTTGgtattattaattaaagaaatgattaatttaaaacgGAAACTTACAGAAAACGCTCATGCTAAGGCGCGAGAAAAGGCGGCGGAAGGTTGCTAGGGTTTTGCAGGCTCCATTGCTTCGAGATTCGATGACAGCAACAGACTAGAACAGTGATACGAGAAAAATGGGACGTGGAATTTTCCGAGGGAGAAACCGTATTtgatgttgttatttttataattgattatgatTCTGTTTTTTTGGTAATAATGATTTTGGCCAAAAAGTTTGGGGGTAAAGGCGAAGAAGCGAAGGAAGCAGAAGAAGCTGAAGCGAAGCCGTGGGCGCTGAGTCGAACCGAACCGAACCGCAGCGAATGGAGTTGCGACTGACACGTGTCGAGGAAGGGAGCGGTTGGTTAATAAGTTGGCTGGTGAGTTGACGGGTAATGATACCGGCAACTGGAAGAATAGGGACCACCCGTTGTAGGAAATGGGAGTGGtggacaacattgttgttggGTCAATTATACGTTTCACTACACTTCGACTCAGGGCACATATTCGGTTTCCACATGAAAAGATACCCTATACAGTTTTAACCAATAATAAttcaattcaatatttaattatttcttttataaaggaTACACCAAATGAAATTTCATTATTATACAAAAataccaaatatttttcaatttcaggTTACGTATTTTATGACTTTATCATATACAAAATTTTCTGGAAATGAAATGCAGTGCTCTGGATTTTTTAAACACCTGCATTAAGTGAAGTTAATAATCATAAAACGCATTTATGGAGTTTTGCTTATTTAtggtttttattaaaaacaactgTAAGTCCCAAAATGtctttaaaacttatttaaaaatatttttcagtttgttactttaaattatatttaagaatacGCTTAGCACATGAAACTGtaggaaaaaaaatcacttgatttttttaggttaacattaattattacgAAGAAATATATATCACAAAAAATGTATACGTGTGAGTCAATTACTTAATTACCAGAGCGACCAAGAGACTCTTAAATTGACGTTTTTACCCTGTCTGTTCTCATGAATCTtctgagatttttttttcccaCGTGTCCAGTTGTTGAAACTTTAAAGtgctttttttccttttcttctcacAAGGAACGTGTTggcttgaaattttttttagcaTTGTTGGCTTGAAATATTACAAGAGAATAACATTATCTGCATacgatattttaaataaattgtagtAATTATAATCTAAATAGAAcgagtttaaaaaagttgaacaaaaaaaatactaattacaaaaataataaaatgtacttcaaatgaaacaaaaagaatgaaaatgagAATGTATAACCAAGAAAATGAAAGCTTCACTCTCCTGATTATATATTACAGTTtataatataaatcattttaaaataggGTAAATAGAACTAACTTAACAAATATTATACCTTTTAACCTCATTTTTATTTACGAATGATCTTCTTCTCATCTTGgttttaattacttatatatGGTCTTTATAATTCATCAATTGTTAAAATTAGGATCctatttgataatttttctatttcattgaTGTATAAtttcactttcattttatttttattaattagtaaataCATAGTTggaataaaaatacttaattttagaaattaaacaataaaaaatgtatGATTAAAGATAAAGGACCTTGATGATGTAATAAAAATCAACATGTGACCAGCTACTCCAACAGTTACACtactatatttaattattgatattgatatgATATAACCTTTAAAGAAGAGAAACACAAAACAACACCGTGCATGTTAGGAAACTCATTTATTCACATGTTGACGAACTTTGGTTCAGTGCTAGAAAAGTGCGGTAAATGCAAGTTTTGTGTAAAAGGTGTGTTTTaggtttaaaattaatttttgagtttaggatatttgaaataatatatatgttggATCAATGATTTTATACTGAATTTGGATATTGTCTTTCGAAATTAAAACATCTGGGCATAATTTACTTCACtatataattagttttaattaaaagtatttttatgaaGTTATAAGTAAAAATTAGAGGTAGGAcaaaaaaaatgacgcaaatcTAAACATGTGAGCTATGGCATAAAAAGTGAAAGCTACTGGCGGCTACTGAATTGTTGTTGAACAAGTTATGTGAAGTTGACTGCGGGGCCAAACACAACTTCTACAAACAAATGTCAATAATTCGAAGTTTATGGTAGAT
Encoded here:
- the LOC114163836 gene encoding E3 ubiquitin-protein ligase RKP, producing the protein MGEESPRVGGFSAGLAVILNGEDGKKNLPKTRLLSCCDDLGQQSVERTLEYVFGLPNRSLNSLTGPVDRGCIHSVIRNDFSRYNVKLSDSYSESDGVCYINGKSGNGPDIIGLEESSICGDIKVIKSPFLIESMAMFSSARASACVWKGKWMYEVMLETSGIQQLGWATLSCPFTDHKGVGDADDSYAYDGRRVSKWNKDAETYGQSWVVGDIIGCCIDLDRDEILFYRNGNSLGVAFQGIRKMGPGFGYYPAVSLSQGERCELNFGARPFKYPIEGYLPLQAPPCKNYFVTQLLQCWSRLLDMHSVERADHSLVQKLRRVKRFDSLEEIFHPASYAICEELFSILEADVGITEYVAWGPLLSFMFDVFGLHAPHDYSSLDKVVEVMLQFEGSHVLFKHILNALSFGCKIALLILTECPYSGSYSHLALACHLLRREELMVLWWKSPDFEFVFEGFLSQKTPNKHDLDFMIPTVWWPGSCEDASYEGNMMLTTTALSESVNKIEEKHRDLCRLVIQFIPPTNPPQLPGAVFRTFLQSLLLKNRGAERNIPPPGVSSNSVLVSIYTVVLHFLSEGFALGDICGWLKSCKTDVGFLHRGGEQSFPVHLFLKSDPHRADISRLGGSYSHLSKLHPTFDHEMEVIQWDEGCMDNEETRVTHSTRQKPCCCSSYDSDFTRNFKVPAKYLAKGSRGHCSSIPERPAHVTAECSDGTLNDEITDKPSPSDQSEPEYGYRQVLHMKSVPKDTNISTATLREEELLDALLWLYHVGLAPNFKQASYYMTHQTQSISLLEETDKQIRERACSEQLKHLKEVRNGYREEVIDCVRHCAWYRISLFSRWKQRGMYAMCMWVVQLLLVLSNMDSVFIYIPEYYLEALVDCFHVLRKSDPPFVPSTIFIKRGLTSFVTFVVTHFNDPRISSADLRDLLLQSISVLVQYREYLATFESNEAATQRMPKALLSAFDNRSWIPVTNILLRLCKGSGFSFSKNGESSSSSVLFQRLLREACMSDEGLFSSFLNRLFNTLSWTMTEFSVSVREMQEKYQVIEFQQRKCCVIFDLSCNLARILEFCTREIPQAFLSGPDTNLRRLTELVVFILNHITSAADAEFFDLSVRRHSQSPEKINRGMILAPLVGIILNLLDATNSEEYRENNDLLDVFASMDCPDTVQYGFQYLLDYNWDGSFRGEAYVAKYEQLENFLSLLTCRTVLPHGKVDSVGDTDLDDRLCCICYACEADAQIAPCSHKSCYGCITRHLLNCQRCFFCNATVTSVSKIG